A region from the Acyrthosiphon pisum isolate AL4f chromosome A1, pea_aphid_22Mar2018_4r6ur, whole genome shotgun sequence genome encodes:
- the LOC115033687 gene encoding modular serine protease-like, producing the protein MDYQFICVGSLIAPHLVISVAKPFWEKGMLSNQISINDGLYNIVVGKYDRNFNVIDNDLTQIMDVDIIYVSNGYNKNENGLHNDDISVLILANKVSFSNGITPVCIDWNSKYNTQDGDQGQVNFYNL; encoded by the exons atggattatcaatttatatgtgTAGGATCACTTATTGCTCCACATTTAGTCATTTCTG TGGCTAAACCTTTTTGGGAAAAAGGTATGTTATCTAACCAGATATCAATAAATGATGgtctatacaatattgttgttgggaaatatgatagaaattttaatgttattgacAATGACTTAACTCAAATAATGGAT gTAGACATAATATACGTGTCTAATggctataataaaaatgaaaatgggcTCCACAATGACGATATATCTGTACTTATATTAGCAAACAAAGTTTCGTTTAGTAATGGTATTACACCTGTTTGCATCGATTggaatagtaaatataatacacaggaTGGTGATCAAGGACaggtaaatttttataatttatag